Proteins from a genomic interval of Microbacterium abyssi:
- a CDS encoding FUSC family protein produces the protein MRVTAAVRSAKRSPLLQVVKSAVATLGAWLIAGWLIPGPLPVFAAIAALLVVQPSVNQSFAKALERSIGVIVGVVIAVLLSLLLGPQSWVVLLAIVVAMLVAWTFRASPGTGNQVAISAMLVLALGSSNPEYAVDRILETLIGVTFALIVNALVVPPVLTAPARRDLGLLGTEIAASLDRLATGLLSTQQPPQLHELMLEARLLRPMQAAAEASIAAGEESLTLNPRRAARGEIAEMRTLFGRLSPIVTQVIGMTRAFFDHYDDTLADEPTVHAIAEQLRRAGHDVRLAVQVADVAPEPAAETSAIPALTAPLQLKPPASGHWILVGSLMEDLRRIREELVGD, from the coding sequence ATGCGGGTGACAGCGGCGGTGCGGAGCGCGAAGCGCTCTCCGCTGCTGCAGGTCGTCAAGTCGGCCGTCGCCACGCTTGGCGCCTGGCTGATCGCCGGCTGGCTCATCCCTGGACCGCTGCCGGTGTTCGCGGCGATCGCCGCCCTGCTGGTCGTCCAGCCGAGCGTGAACCAGTCTTTCGCGAAAGCGCTCGAGCGCAGCATCGGCGTCATCGTCGGCGTCGTCATCGCGGTGCTGCTCAGCCTGCTGCTCGGGCCGCAGAGCTGGGTGGTGCTGCTCGCCATCGTCGTGGCGATGCTGGTGGCCTGGACGTTCCGCGCGTCGCCGGGGACGGGAAATCAGGTCGCGATCTCGGCGATGCTCGTGCTGGCGCTGGGGTCGTCGAACCCCGAGTACGCGGTCGACCGGATCCTCGAGACGCTCATCGGAGTCACCTTCGCGCTGATCGTGAACGCGCTCGTCGTGCCTCCGGTGCTCACAGCGCCCGCCCGTCGCGACCTCGGGCTGCTGGGAACCGAGATCGCCGCGAGCCTCGACCGGCTGGCCACCGGCCTGCTCAGCACGCAGCAGCCGCCGCAGCTGCACGAGCTCATGCTCGAGGCGCGGCTGCTGCGTCCGATGCAGGCGGCGGCCGAGGCATCCATCGCCGCCGGCGAGGAATCGCTCACCCTCAACCCGCGCCGCGCGGCCAGGGGCGAGATCGCCGAGATGCGCACGCTGTTCGGCAGGCTGTCGCCGATCGTCACGCAGGTGATCGGGATGACGCGGGCGTTCTTCGACCACTACGACGACACCCTCGCGGACGAGCCGACCGTGCACGCGATCGCCGAGCAGCTGCGGCGGGCGGGGCACGACGTCCGGCTGGCCGTGCAGGTCGCCGATGTGGCGCCGGAGCCGGCGGCTGAGACGTCGGCGATTCCGGCGCTGACCGCTCCGCTGCAGCTGAAGCCGCCGGCATCCGGTCATTGGATCCTGGTCGGTTCTCTCATGGAGGACCTGCGCCGGATCCGCGAGGAGCTC
- a CDS encoding iron-siderophore ABC transporter substrate-binding protein, with product MRTSRLLALGAAAALAVSLSACASTAPTSTDDSAAGSNPASDDAFPVTVEHIYGETTITEKPERVATVAWANHEVPLALGIVPVGMSRVAWGDDDDSGVLPWVEDKLEELGADTPVLFDEADGIDFEAVADTNPDVILASYSGITQEDYDTLSKIAPTIAYPEVAWGTSVDDMITMNSTALGLAEEGEALIEDLQAQTDAALEAHPALKDATLLFTYIDPNDFSQVGFYTPVDTRPGFLLDQGLPEPEILKANADSTDFYLMVSAEEVDKFDDVDVFITYGDESMIPALQADPLLGKIPAIAAGNIAVLPDATPMANSANPSPLSIPWGIDEYFSILEAPLTGE from the coding sequence GTGCGTACCTCCCGACTTCTCGCCCTCGGCGCAGCAGCGGCCCTCGCCGTCAGCCTCAGCGCCTGCGCGAGCACCGCTCCGACCAGCACCGACGACTCCGCGGCCGGCTCGAACCCGGCATCCGACGACGCCTTCCCCGTCACCGTCGAGCACATCTACGGCGAGACCACCATCACGGAGAAGCCCGAGCGCGTCGCGACCGTCGCCTGGGCGAACCACGAGGTTCCGCTCGCCCTCGGCATCGTGCCGGTCGGCATGAGCAGGGTCGCCTGGGGCGACGACGACGACAGCGGCGTCCTGCCGTGGGTCGAGGACAAGCTCGAGGAGCTCGGCGCCGACACTCCGGTCCTGTTCGATGAGGCCGACGGCATCGACTTCGAGGCCGTCGCCGATACCAACCCCGATGTGATCCTCGCCTCCTACTCCGGCATCACGCAGGAGGATTACGACACGCTCTCCAAGATCGCCCCCACCATCGCGTACCCCGAGGTCGCGTGGGGCACCTCGGTCGATGACATGATCACCATGAACTCGACCGCGCTGGGACTTGCGGAGGAGGGCGAGGCACTGATCGAGGACCTGCAGGCCCAGACGGATGCCGCGCTCGAGGCGCATCCGGCCCTGAAGGACGCCACGCTGCTGTTCACCTACATCGACCCGAACGACTTCAGCCAGGTCGGCTTCTACACCCCGGTCGACACGCGGCCCGGGTTCCTGCTCGACCAGGGCCTCCCCGAGCCGGAGATCCTCAAGGCGAACGCGGACAGCACCGACTTCTACCTCATGGTCAGCGCCGAAGAGGTCGACAAGTTCGATGACGTCGACGTGTTCATCACCTACGGCGACGAGTCGATGATCCCGGCACTCCAGGCCGACCCGCTGCTCGGCAAGATCCCGGCGATCGCCGCGGGCAACATCGCAGTTCTCCCGGACGCGACCCCGATGGCGAACTCGGCCAACCCGTCGCCGCTGTCGATCCCGTGGGGCATCGACGAGTACTTCTCGATCCTCGAGGCCCCGCTGACCGGCGAGTGA
- a CDS encoding FecCD family ABC transporter permease, whose translation MTSAATVLRPGAANLRRPALVRAAWLLIGVGVILVLSILSVSFGVRAVSMGDILAALSGQDETVAQAAIIKRIPRTVLAILVGAALALSGATMQAVTRNPIADPGILGVSNGASLAVVIGLAFFGAADAVTQMFVAIVGAAVAAVFVYTVGSLGRGGATPLKLALAGAATSAALASLISAILLPRVDLLQAFQSWQVGGVGGAEWPRIAITAPALALGALICFASSRGMNSLALGDDMATGLGENVFRTRLMSAAGAVILAGAATAIAGPIGFVGLVIPHMCRMLIGTDHRWLLPFSAVAGASLLLAADIIGRVIAPSGEEIQVGIITAIIGAPFFIWIVRRQKVREL comes from the coding sequence GTGACCTCAGCCGCCACAGTCCTGAGGCCGGGCGCCGCGAACCTGCGGCGTCCGGCGCTCGTGCGCGCTGCGTGGCTGCTCATCGGCGTCGGCGTCATCCTGGTCCTCAGCATCCTGTCCGTGTCTTTCGGCGTGCGCGCCGTCTCGATGGGCGACATCCTCGCGGCGCTGAGTGGCCAGGACGAAACGGTCGCCCAGGCCGCGATCATCAAGCGCATCCCGCGCACGGTGCTCGCGATCCTGGTGGGCGCGGCCCTCGCGCTCTCCGGCGCGACCATGCAGGCCGTCACCCGCAACCCGATCGCCGATCCCGGCATCCTCGGCGTCTCGAACGGCGCCTCGCTCGCCGTCGTCATAGGCCTCGCGTTCTTCGGCGCTGCGGATGCCGTCACCCAGATGTTCGTCGCGATCGTCGGCGCCGCCGTCGCCGCTGTGTTCGTGTACACGGTCGGATCCCTCGGACGGGGAGGAGCGACACCCCTCAAGCTCGCGCTCGCGGGAGCGGCGACGTCCGCCGCGCTCGCGTCGCTGATCAGCGCGATCCTTCTGCCCCGTGTCGACCTGCTGCAGGCGTTCCAGTCCTGGCAGGTCGGTGGTGTCGGGGGAGCGGAATGGCCGCGCATCGCGATCACCGCACCCGCGCTGGCGCTCGGCGCCCTGATCTGCTTCGCCTCCTCGCGCGGGATGAACTCGCTCGCGCTCGGAGATGACATGGCGACCGGGCTCGGCGAGAACGTGTTCCGCACGCGGCTGATGTCCGCCGCCGGCGCCGTGATCCTCGCCGGCGCCGCGACCGCGATCGCCGGCCCCATCGGCTTCGTCGGGCTCGTGATCCCGCACATGTGCCGGATGCTGATCGGCACCGACCACCGCTGGCTGCTGCCCTTCTCCGCCGTCGCCGGTGCGTCGCTGCTGCTCGCCGCCGACATCATCGGGCGGGTCATCGCGCCCTCCGGCGAGGAGATCCAGGTCGGCATCATCACCGCGATCATCGGCGCTCCTTTCTTCATCTGGATCGTCCGTCGCCAGAAGGTGCGTGAACTGTGA
- a CDS encoding FecCD family ABC transporter permease: MSATTTIAPSTSNAAAAIAAGRRARHRRHATASIVLGILLVALAATALMIGNTFYTPDEVARVILGQTVPGASFTVGELRLPRTVLAILAGCAFGVAGVSFQTLLRNPLASPDIIGITQGASAAAVVGIIVLGLSGPAISAFAVVGALITAIAIYLLSNKGGFAGTRLILIGIGVAAMLQSVVSYVLSRAAQWDIQTAMRWITGSLNNASWDEIAPLAIASLVILPFLFSQAKSLGMLRLGDDSAAGLGVRVTLTRLLFIVGAVTLLAFATAATGPIAFVAFMAGPIAARITGPGANLLLPSAFVGAVLVLAGDLIGQFAFGARYPVGVITGVLGAPYLIYLLIRTNRSGGSL, translated from the coding sequence GTGAGCGCCACCACGACGATCGCCCCCTCCACGTCGAACGCCGCCGCCGCGATCGCCGCCGGCCGGCGCGCCCGCCACCGCCGTCACGCCACCGCGAGCATCGTCCTCGGCATCCTGCTCGTGGCGCTCGCCGCGACGGCGCTCATGATCGGCAACACGTTCTACACGCCCGACGAGGTCGCCCGCGTCATTCTGGGGCAGACGGTGCCGGGGGCATCCTTCACCGTCGGCGAGCTGCGTCTGCCGCGTACCGTCCTCGCGATCCTCGCCGGCTGTGCGTTCGGCGTCGCGGGTGTCTCGTTCCAGACGCTGCTGCGCAACCCGCTGGCCTCCCCCGACATCATCGGGATCACCCAGGGCGCGAGCGCCGCGGCCGTGGTCGGGATCATCGTGCTCGGTCTCAGCGGCCCCGCGATCTCGGCGTTCGCGGTCGTCGGTGCGCTGATCACGGCCATCGCCATCTATCTGCTCTCCAACAAGGGCGGCTTCGCGGGCACCCGCTTGATCCTGATCGGCATCGGCGTCGCCGCCATGCTGCAGAGCGTCGTCTCGTACGTGCTCTCGCGCGCTGCGCAGTGGGACATCCAGACGGCGATGCGGTGGATCACGGGAAGCCTGAACAACGCATCGTGGGACGAGATCGCACCGCTCGCGATCGCGAGCCTCGTCATCCTGCCGTTCTTGTTCTCGCAGGCGAAATCCCTCGGGATGCTGCGACTGGGTGACGACTCGGCCGCCGGCCTCGGCGTCCGAGTGACGCTCACGCGCCTGCTGTTCATCGTCGGCGCCGTCACGCTGCTGGCCTTCGCCACCGCGGCCACCGGCCCGATCGCGTTCGTCGCGTTCATGGCAGGTCCCATCGCCGCGCGCATCACGGGGCCCGGCGCGAACCTGCTGCTGCCCTCTGCGTTCGTCGGCGCCGTCCTCGTGCTCGCCGGAGACCTGATCGGCCAGTTCGCGTTCGGCGCGCGGTACCCCGTCGGCGTCATCACCGGCGTGCTGGGCGCCCCGTACCTGATCTACCTGCTCATCCGCACCAACCGCTCGGGAGGATCGCTGTGA
- a CDS encoding ABC transporter ATP-binding protein produces MTEAHTLNAEGLTLGYGDRTVIEELDLAIAPGRITAIVGANGCGKSTLLRSLARLLSPASGQVVLDGESVHSRPTKEVARVLGLLPQSPIAPEGIAVADLVGRGRHPHQKVLARWTAHDYEVVADALEATGISDLADRSVDELSGGQRQRVWIAMALAQETDILLLDEPTTFLDVAHQVEVLDLLTDLSHARGTTIVMVLHDLNLAARYSDELVAMRHGKVHAAGAPGQVLTHSLVEEVFGMANQITTDPVSGKPMVTPIGRHHVR; encoded by the coding sequence GTGACCGAAGCGCACACTCTGAACGCCGAGGGGCTCACCCTCGGCTACGGCGACCGCACCGTCATCGAGGAACTCGACCTCGCCATCGCCCCGGGCCGGATCACTGCGATCGTCGGCGCGAACGGATGCGGCAAGTCGACGCTGCTGCGTTCACTCGCGCGGCTCCTGTCGCCGGCATCCGGTCAGGTCGTCCTCGACGGCGAATCCGTGCACTCCCGGCCCACCAAAGAGGTCGCCCGCGTGCTCGGACTGCTGCCGCAGTCGCCGATCGCCCCGGAGGGGATCGCGGTGGCCGACCTGGTCGGGCGCGGGCGGCATCCGCATCAGAAGGTGCTCGCCCGCTGGACCGCGCACGACTACGAGGTCGTCGCAGACGCGCTCGAGGCGACCGGCATCTCGGACCTCGCCGATCGCAGCGTCGACGAGCTCTCCGGCGGCCAGCGCCAGCGCGTCTGGATCGCCATGGCACTCGCACAGGAGACCGACATCCTGCTGCTCGACGAGCCGACGACGTTCCTCGACGTCGCCCACCAGGTCGAGGTGCTCGACCTGCTCACAGACCTCAGTCACGCCCGCGGCACCACCATCGTGATGGTGCTGCACGACCTCAATCTCGCCGCCCGCTACAGCGACGAGCTCGTCGCGATGCGGCACGGCAAGGTGCACGCCGCAGGCGCGCCTGGCCAGGTCCTCACCCACTCGCTGGTCGAAGAGGTCTTCGGCATGGCGAATCAGATCACCACGGATCCGGTCTCCGGAAAGCCGATGGTCACCCCGATCGGGAGGCATCATGTCCGCTGA
- a CDS encoding siderophore-interacting protein, whose product MSAEPTTRTRPPYVLARAEVRAVERVSPNFVRVTFGGDELYDFGTPGDVYDARIKLVFPPASGVLPDIDRDTDDWWGAYLAVPEDERGSMRTYSVRSLLVTDAGTEVVVDFVLHLAPGLTGPASLWASSAAVGDELWVVGPRRGREGRSGIEYAPGAASQVFLVGDETAAPAIARILEDAPRDLRGLAFIEVPVIEDILPIDAPEGVEVHWLPRGEAAHGLRLIPTVLDCLGDTGHTEIVVQDAEGEEMVWETPIYSGSGEEVAGESSGERYFWIAGESGVVTTLRRHLVKDLGIDRAQVAFMGYWRRGVAMRG is encoded by the coding sequence ATGTCCGCTGAACCCACCACCCGCACGCGTCCGCCGTACGTCCTCGCCCGCGCCGAGGTGCGCGCCGTCGAACGGGTGTCGCCGAACTTCGTGCGGGTCACCTTCGGCGGCGACGAGCTGTACGACTTCGGCACGCCGGGGGACGTGTACGACGCGCGGATCAAGCTCGTGTTCCCGCCGGCGTCCGGCGTCCTGCCCGATATCGACCGCGACACCGACGACTGGTGGGGCGCGTACCTCGCCGTTCCGGAGGACGAGCGCGGGTCGATGCGCACCTACTCGGTGCGCTCTCTTCTGGTGACGGATGCCGGCACCGAGGTCGTCGTCGATTTCGTGCTGCATCTCGCACCGGGACTGACCGGCCCCGCCTCCCTGTGGGCGAGCAGCGCGGCCGTCGGCGACGAGCTGTGGGTCGTCGGCCCGCGTCGCGGCCGCGAGGGCCGTAGCGGGATCGAGTACGCGCCGGGTGCGGCGTCGCAGGTGTTCCTGGTCGGCGATGAGACCGCCGCACCGGCGATCGCCCGCATCCTGGAGGATGCTCCGCGGGACCTCCGCGGGCTCGCGTTCATCGAGGTTCCAGTCATCGAGGACATCCTGCCGATCGATGCCCCGGAGGGCGTCGAGGTGCACTGGCTGCCGCGCGGCGAGGCGGCGCACGGCCTGCGTCTGATCCCCACGGTGCTCGACTGCCTCGGCGACACGGGCCACACCGAGATCGTGGTGCAGGATGCCGAGGGCGAGGAGATGGTCTGGGAGACTCCGATCTACTCGGGCAGCGGCGAAGAGGTCGCAGGCGAGAGCTCGGGTGAGAGATACTTCTGGATCGCCGGCGAGAGCGGCGTCGTCACGACGCTGCGCCGGCACCTGGTGAAGGACCTCGGGATCGACCGCGCACAGGTGGCCTTCATGGGCTACTGGCGCCGCGGCGTCGCCATGCGCGGCTGA
- a CDS encoding DUF998 domain-containing protein: MDTEQRMARETRAIWATVICFVAGALAGSVLLWGNPRPVAGDGSVGIPVAVVAGVLAAASFVVSTQLHRRGEHASMPRWQVIISSLSAVALTIAFAGVTALGVLLATEVLGVGLQGLELPPIGGGLVTGVAAAVAGRLTFEAGIGLRTSDLANLLFGYLIIGTLFAMLTAADPRWWERNFSQLGIGAGAWAFNGTLVVAGILIATVGSYIGRDLHRIRGDVALGRLAWVVALWAATGLALAGVGLLSLERIIILHNIAALATLVLFVAAGILTTIVMPGPPRALLLTSAGIALLIVVAVLLAFVFDLYPVTALEAIVIGLGLLWLTTLVRILAVFTPVGTRPSVRRSLLRG; this comes from the coding sequence ATGGACACCGAGCAGCGGATGGCGCGGGAGACCCGGGCGATCTGGGCCACGGTCATCTGCTTCGTCGCCGGCGCTCTGGCGGGCTCCGTCCTGCTGTGGGGCAATCCGCGGCCGGTCGCCGGGGACGGCTCGGTCGGAATCCCGGTCGCCGTGGTCGCGGGCGTCCTCGCCGCGGCATCCTTCGTGGTCTCGACGCAGCTCCATCGCCGCGGAGAACACGCCTCGATGCCGCGCTGGCAGGTCATCATCTCGTCGCTGTCCGCAGTCGCGCTGACGATCGCGTTCGCCGGGGTCACCGCCCTCGGGGTGCTGCTGGCCACCGAGGTGCTGGGCGTCGGGTTGCAGGGACTCGAGCTGCCGCCCATCGGCGGCGGCCTCGTCACAGGAGTCGCCGCCGCCGTCGCCGGGCGCCTCACGTTCGAAGCCGGCATCGGGCTGCGCACCTCCGATCTCGCGAACCTGCTGTTCGGCTACCTCATCATCGGCACGCTGTTCGCGATGCTCACGGCTGCCGACCCGCGCTGGTGGGAGCGCAACTTCTCGCAGCTCGGCATCGGCGCCGGCGCCTGGGCGTTCAACGGGACGCTCGTGGTCGCCGGCATCCTCATCGCCACTGTCGGGTCGTACATCGGCCGTGACCTGCACCGCATCCGCGGCGACGTCGCGCTCGGCCGGCTCGCATGGGTCGTCGCCCTGTGGGCGGCCACCGGGCTCGCGCTCGCCGGCGTCGGACTGCTGTCGCTGGAGCGGATCATCATTCTGCACAACATCGCAGCGCTGGCGACGCTGGTGCTGTTCGTCGCGGCCGGCATTCTGACCACGATCGTGATGCCCGGTCCGCCGCGAGCGCTGCTGCTGACCTCGGCCGGCATCGCGCTGCTGATCGTCGTCGCCGTCCTCCTGGCGTTCGTCTTCGATCTGTACCCGGTGACGGCGCTCGAGGCGATCGTGATCGGCCTCGGGCTGCTGTGGCTCACGACGCTCGTGCGCATCCTCGCCGTGTTCACGCCGGTCGGCACCAGGCCGTCCGTCCGCCGGTCGCTGCTGCGCGGTTAG
- a CDS encoding LacI family DNA-binding transcriptional regulator, with product MSESNPRRKPTIRDVAVQAGVSRSTVSRVINGGHWVSPDARVAVEKAIVATGYTANHHARSLATGRAGSMAFLLTEPQHLLFDDPTFALLLRGAAEALAQRSMTLVLLVAGTPAERESVAHFIRAGHVDGVLLISSHESEPLLEQLLDDGIPIVSCGIPLGHEGELSTVSVEEAASARRMVAHLRDKGHERIGMIAGPDDTPGGRYRLVGFREELGDRFDEARVQIGDYSFESGQAAMTRLLERGVDAVFAANDRMAAGAIAAARRAGLRVPEDVAVAGFDDSGLAATHEPALTTMRQPWEQISAQMVNVLLEVIAGAEPRSVILDTELVVRESA from the coding sequence GTGAGCGAGAGTAACCCGCGGCGCAAACCGACGATCCGCGATGTGGCCGTGCAGGCAGGTGTCTCGCGCAGCACGGTCTCCCGCGTGATCAACGGCGGGCACTGGGTCTCGCCCGATGCCCGTGTCGCCGTCGAGAAGGCGATCGTCGCCACCGGCTACACCGCCAACCATCATGCGCGCAGTCTCGCTACCGGCCGCGCGGGCTCGATGGCGTTCCTGCTCACCGAGCCGCAGCACCTGCTGTTCGACGATCCGACGTTCGCGCTGCTGCTGCGCGGTGCGGCCGAGGCGCTGGCACAGCGCTCCATGACGCTGGTGCTGCTCGTCGCGGGAACGCCGGCCGAGCGCGAAAGCGTCGCCCACTTCATCCGGGCCGGGCACGTCGACGGTGTTCTTCTGATCTCGTCGCACGAGTCGGAGCCCCTGCTCGAGCAGCTCCTCGATGACGGCATCCCGATCGTGAGCTGCGGCATTCCGCTCGGGCACGAGGGCGAGCTCTCGACGGTGTCGGTCGAAGAGGCCGCTTCGGCCAGGAGGATGGTCGCGCACCTGCGCGATAAGGGCCACGAGCGGATCGGGATGATCGCCGGCCCGGACGACACACCGGGCGGCCGGTACCGGCTCGTCGGCTTCCGCGAGGAGCTGGGCGACCGGTTCGACGAGGCGCGCGTGCAGATCGGCGACTACTCGTTCGAGTCGGGACAGGCGGCGATGACCCGATTGCTGGAGCGCGGTGTGGATGCCGTGTTCGCGGCGAACGACCGGATGGCGGCCGGGGCGATCGCTGCGGCCCGTCGCGCGGGACTCCGCGTGCCGGAGGATGTGGCCGTCGCCGGGTTCGACGATTCCGGGCTCGCCGCGACGCATGAGCCGGCACTGACGACCATGCGTCAGCCCTGGGAGCAGATCAGCGCCCAGATGGTGAACGTGCTGCTCGAGGTGATCGCGGGCGCAGAGCCCCGGTCGGTGATCCTCGACACCGAGCTCGTGGTCCGCGAGAGCGCCTGA
- a CDS encoding beta-galactosidase: protein MTAPHAWPELTGIAYGGDYNPEQWPRETWREDVELMRNAGVNLVSVGIFSWALIEIAEGEFDFSWLDELLDLLHENGIAVDLGTPTASPPAWFFAEHPDARVIDRDGRVMGFGSRGMASHSAPAYREAIVRYADALAARYAQHPAVVLWHVHNEYGVPVGEDHSDHAQAAFRVWLQEKYGTLDALNSAWGTAFWGQHYTDWQHISTPTTAPSVVNPAQRLDFARFTDHQLRACFIAERDAIRAHSDRPVTTNFMANQSWTTDLWAWGREVDIVSDDHYLWAADEDAHIGLAIAADLSRSVGGGKPWILMEHSTSAVNWQPRNIAKRPGEMARNSLTHLGRGADGILFFQWRAGRSGAEKFHSAMLPHAGVDSRIFREVTALGADLQRLEAVQGSRVQAEVAILWDFESFWAQDLEWRPTDDVSHQERIRAFYERLWRDGITIDFALPGQDLSAYKLVIAPAQYLLRAADAENLTDYVESGGTLLVSYFSAVVDENDAVHPGGFLAPLRDALGVDVEEHLPLREGQTAAVTTAVGDSLNADHWQEALRLHGAEVVGTYRDGPAAGEAAITRNRRGEGTGWYVSTRLDAEGLSRLMSQVYADAAVAPAGLPEDLEVITRHGDDASYRIVINHADDDAALAATGQDLLTGIEIDDSFTIPAGGVAVIRSKKTRTT, encoded by the coding sequence ATGACCGCCCCCCACGCCTGGCCCGAGCTCACGGGAATCGCCTATGGCGGCGACTACAACCCCGAGCAGTGGCCCCGCGAGACGTGGCGCGAAGACGTCGAGCTCATGCGGAACGCGGGGGTAAACCTGGTCAGCGTCGGCATCTTCTCCTGGGCGCTCATCGAGATCGCCGAGGGCGAGTTCGACTTCTCCTGGCTCGACGAGCTGCTCGATCTGCTGCACGAGAACGGCATCGCCGTCGATCTCGGCACCCCGACGGCCTCGCCGCCGGCCTGGTTCTTCGCCGAGCACCCCGACGCCCGTGTCATCGACCGCGACGGACGGGTGATGGGCTTCGGCTCCCGGGGCATGGCCTCGCACTCGGCGCCCGCGTACCGCGAGGCCATCGTCCGCTACGCCGACGCGCTCGCGGCACGCTACGCGCAGCATCCGGCCGTCGTCCTCTGGCACGTGCACAACGAGTACGGCGTGCCAGTGGGTGAGGATCACTCCGACCACGCGCAGGCGGCCTTCCGCGTCTGGCTGCAGGAGAAGTACGGCACACTCGACGCACTCAACAGCGCCTGGGGCACCGCTTTCTGGGGACAGCACTACACCGACTGGCAGCACATCAGCACGCCCACCACGGCACCCAGCGTCGTCAACCCCGCCCAGCGCCTCGACTTCGCCCGCTTCACCGACCACCAGCTGCGTGCGTGCTTCATCGCCGAGCGCGACGCCATCCGCGCGCACAGCGACCGCCCGGTCACCACGAACTTCATGGCCAACCAGAGCTGGACCACCGATCTGTGGGCGTGGGGCCGCGAGGTCGACATCGTCTCCGACGACCACTACCTGTGGGCGGCCGATGAGGACGCGCACATCGGACTGGCGATCGCCGCCGACCTCAGCCGCTCGGTCGGCGGCGGCAAGCCGTGGATCCTCATGGAGCACTCGACATCCGCCGTGAACTGGCAGCCCCGCAACATCGCCAAGCGTCCGGGTGAAATGGCGCGCAACTCGCTCACGCACCTGGGGCGCGGCGCCGACGGCATCCTGTTCTTCCAATGGCGCGCCGGCCGCTCGGGCGCCGAGAAGTTCCACTCCGCGATGCTGCCGCACGCCGGGGTCGATTCCCGCATCTTCCGCGAGGTGACCGCCCTCGGCGCGGACCTTCAGCGCCTCGAAGCCGTGCAGGGCAGCAGGGTCCAGGCCGAGGTGGCGATCCTGTGGGACTTCGAGTCGTTCTGGGCGCAGGACCTCGAGTGGCGTCCCACCGACGACGTGTCACACCAGGAGCGCATCCGCGCCTTCTACGAGCGGCTGTGGCGCGACGGCATCACGATCGACTTCGCTCTGCCCGGGCAGGACCTCTCGGCGTACAAGCTCGTGATCGCGCCGGCGCAGTATCTGCTGCGCGCAGCGGATGCCGAGAACCTCACCGACTACGTCGAGAGCGGCGGCACGCTGCTCGTCTCGTACTTCTCCGCCGTGGTCGACGAGAACGACGCCGTGCATCCCGGCGGCTTCCTCGCGCCGCTTCGCGATGCGCTCGGCGTCGATGTCGAAGAGCATCTTCCGCTGCGCGAGGGCCAGACCGCGGCCGTCACCACGGCGGTCGGCGACAGTTTGAACGCCGACCACTGGCAGGAGGCTCTCCGGCTGCACGGAGCCGAGGTCGTCGGCACGTACCGGGACGGGCCGGCCGCGGGAGAGGCGGCCATCACCCGCAACCGCCGGGGCGAGGGCACCGGCTGGTACGTCAGCACCCGTCTCGACGCCGAGGGACTCAGCCGGCTCATGTCGCAGGTGTACGCCGACGCCGCGGTCGCCCCGGCCGGACTGCCCGAGGACCTCGAGGTGATCACCCGGCACGGTGACGACGCGAGCTACCGGATCGTCATCAACCACGCGGACGACGACGCCGCACTGGCCGCCACCGGGCAGGACCTGCTCACCGGCATCGAGATCGACGACAGCTTCACGATCCCCGCGGGCGGCGTCGCCGTCATCCGCTCGAAGAAGACCCGCACCACCTGA